Within the Pseudomonas chlororaphis subsp. aurantiaca genome, the region CAGGGTGGAACGTATCGCCTTCAATGGCCGTGGCGCCGCTGCGCTGGCACAGCGCTTCACTGACGCTGGACTTGCCGCAGCCGGCAACGCCCATGATGACCAGGGCGGTGATGGGTTGACTCATGAAACACCTCAGCGCGCAGACAGCGCTACCTTCGCTCTTCGAAACTCTAGGGCAAAAATAGTTTCTGCCGACGCCTTCTTGTCATTTTTGTGGGTTGCCGCGTATATAGGCCGCGAAACCAAAGAGTGCGGGTCAGGCCGACCGCGCTCACGCATTGCAGCTGTTTCGAGACAGCGCTACCTTAGTGACTTGAATTTTGTTTGGCAAGCCGTCTGATGACCTCCTCCAAGAACGATAAAAATACCCGCACCACGGGGCGCCCTACCCTCAACGAAGTCGCGCGCCTGGCCGGCGTCAGCCCGATCACCGCCTCGCGAGCGCTACGCGGCATCGACACAGTGGCCACCGAACTGGTGGAAAAGGTGCGCAAGGCCGCCAGCGAACTCAACTACGTGGTCAACCCCGCCGCGCGCGCCCTGGCCTCGGCCCAGAGCCATTCGGTGGTGGTGCTGGTGCCGTCGCTGTCCAACCTGCTGTTCATCGACACCCTGGAAGCCATTCATCAGGTCCTGCGGCCCAAGGGCTTCGAAGTGCTGATCGGCAACTTCCACTATTCCCCCGACGAAGAAGAAAACCTGCTGCGCAACTACATGGCCTACCAGCCACGAGGTTTGTTGCTGACCGGCTTCGACCGGACCGAAAATGCCCGACGGATGGTCGAAGCCAGCAACGTCCCCTGCGTCTACATGATGGACCTCAACCCCGAGGCCGGCCTGAACTGCGTGGGCTTCTCCCAGCACAACGCCGGGGAAACCGCCGCCGAGCACCTGATCTCCCGCGGCCGC harbors:
- a CDS encoding LacI family DNA-binding transcriptional regulator translates to MTSSKNDKNTRTTGRPTLNEVARLAGVSPITASRALRGIDTVATELVEKVRKAASELNYVVNPAARALASAQSHSVVVLVPSLSNLLFIDTLEAIHQVLRPKGFEVLIGNFHYSPDEEENLLRNYMAYQPRGLLLTGFDRTENARRMVEASNVPCVYMMDLNPEAGLNCVGFSQHNAGETAAEHLISRGRKRLAYIGAQLDQRTLMRGEGFRRGLEKAGLYDPQLEVLTPRPSSVGLGGELFLQLMHSHPDVDAIFFGNDDLAHGALLEAMRCGIRIPEQVAVMGFNDLPASAHMVPRLSSISTPREAIGRRAAEQLLTLMAGNSVAKPVVDMGFELKVREST